Proteins encoded by one window of Blastopirellula marina:
- a CDS encoding chemotaxis protein CheD translates to MATVNLSKTSIRVPMAGIVASSAPNVLETLLGSCVGIALWCQETRHGALAHAMLSESLGCTKQPGRFVDTAIPEMLDQLAKSGARRRAIVAKVCGGSNMFKASSSTHEVGRKNIDKACELLRLQKIPILAQHVGGTSGRVIYFDLESGEIQVKVGLEFVAKI, encoded by the coding sequence ATGGCTACCGTAAATCTCAGCAAAACTTCGATCCGCGTGCCGATGGCCGGGATTGTTGCCTCGTCAGCACCTAATGTGCTGGAAACGTTGCTGGGAAGCTGCGTCGGTATCGCACTTTGGTGTCAGGAGACACGGCATGGAGCCCTGGCTCATGCAATGCTTAGTGAAAGCCTGGGGTGCACGAAGCAGCCTGGTCGCTTTGTTGATACGGCCATTCCTGAGATGCTCGATCAGTTGGCCAAAAGCGGAGCTCGACGTCGAGCCATCGTCGCGAAAGTCTGCGGTGGCTCGAATATGTTCAAAGCTTCGAGTTCCACCCATGAAGTAGGCCGCAAGAACATCGACAAGGCCTGCGAATTACTCAGGCTCCAGAAGATTCCCATATTGGCTCAGCACGTTGGCGGTACAAGTGGCCGAGTCATCTATTTCGATCTCGAAAGTGGCGAGATACAGGTCAAAGTAGGCCTCGAGTTTGTCGCCAAGATCTAG
- a CDS encoding DUF1559 domain-containing protein, with protein sequence MNSFRRGFTLVELLVVIAIIGVLIALLLPAVQQAREAARRMQCTNNLKQIGLAVHNYASTHRVFPSGYVSYATRDGNGPAWAAIDSDTWDAAPGWGWAALILPFMEQRTITDSLNMGRSIWDSANRPFIDTKLEAYLCPSSSGDHDPFTLRDSSGNALSRYGSSIVVGRSHYIASHGQESCWGDCGSSASGPVFTNIYTGATKTVQIHGDASKVADGPFYRNSKVSFRDVTDGTTNTLFISEHSSKLSDKTWVGVIPGAYTHPRYSTPENGPDAAATLVMMHVGPSGGELDITGDPIIHPMNFPTLHVGQMYSEHPSGGNVLFGDGSVSLQPETIDLILAAELASMNEGEVIKSRGF encoded by the coding sequence ATGAATTCGTTTCGTCGTGGATTTACCCTGGTGGAGTTGTTGGTGGTGATTGCCATCATCGGCGTATTGATCGCCTTGCTGTTGCCAGCGGTGCAGCAAGCCCGTGAAGCAGCACGGCGGATGCAATGTACCAACAACCTCAAACAGATTGGTTTGGCCGTTCACAACTATGCGTCGACACACCGTGTGTTTCCGTCGGGGTATGTCAGCTACGCGACGCGAGACGGCAATGGGCCGGCCTGGGCGGCGATCGATTCTGATACTTGGGACGCTGCCCCAGGCTGGGGCTGGGCTGCTCTAATCCTCCCTTTCATGGAACAGCGAACGATTACCGATTCGCTGAATATGGGGCGTTCCATTTGGGATTCAGCGAATCGACCCTTTATCGATACGAAGTTGGAGGCCTACCTTTGCCCCTCATCGAGCGGAGACCATGATCCATTCACCCTACGCGATAGTTCTGGAAACGCCCTTTCACGTTATGGCAGTTCGATCGTCGTTGGCCGATCGCACTACATTGCTAGTCACGGGCAAGAGTCGTGCTGGGGAGATTGTGGATCGTCAGCAAGTGGCCCCGTGTTCACAAATATCTATACCGGAGCCACCAAGACGGTACAGATACATGGGGACGCTTCAAAAGTGGCTGATGGACCTTTCTACCGTAACTCGAAGGTTAGCTTCCGCGATGTGACCGACGGCACGACGAACACGCTCTTCATCAGCGAACATTCCTCGAAGCTGAGCGACAAGACCTGGGTCGGTGTGATTCCCGGTGCCTATACGCACCCGAGGTATTCGACCCCAGAGAATGGTCCCGACGCTGCGGCAACACTCGTCATGATGCATGTAGGGCCATCAGGCGGCGAGCTCGACATCACCGGCGATCCCATCATTCACCCGATGAACTTCCCGACGCTTCACGTGGGGCAGATGTACTCCGAACATCCCAGCGGCGGCAATGTCTTGTTCGGCGATGGTTCTGTCAGTTTGCAGCCGGAGACGATCGACCTGATTCTGGCAGCCGAGTTGGCGAGCATGAACGAAGGGGAAGTGATCAAGTCGAGGGGGTTCTGA
- a CDS encoding class I SAM-dependent methyltransferase has product MDILNHNREAWNRQVDEKDRWTIPVTSEEINRARGGEWSLVLTPTKPVPRSWFPDDLTGVKILCLASGGGQQGPILAAAGADVTVFDNSPKQLEQDRFVVERDGLTLKTEQGDMADLSRLADGSFDLIFHPCSNCFAENILPVWREAFRVLRTGGTLLAGICNPVRFIFDEAAESERGELVVRHKIPYSDLTHLTSEELEKVVQTQPLAFGHTLEDQLGGQLKAGFLLADLFEDRFDESDLISRYVDTFMATRAIKPNH; this is encoded by the coding sequence ATGGACATACTTAATCACAATCGCGAAGCATGGAATCGCCAGGTCGATGAAAAGGACCGTTGGACAATTCCGGTTACCAGCGAAGAGATCAACCGGGCCAGGGGAGGGGAGTGGTCTCTGGTTCTCACGCCGACCAAGCCGGTTCCGCGAAGTTGGTTTCCTGATGATCTCACGGGCGTGAAGATTTTATGTCTTGCTTCAGGCGGTGGGCAGCAAGGGCCGATCTTAGCCGCGGCGGGTGCGGACGTCACCGTGTTTGACAACTCGCCGAAGCAGCTGGAGCAGGACCGATTTGTGGTCGAGCGTGACGGGCTAACGCTGAAGACCGAGCAAGGAGACATGGCTGATCTCAGCAGGCTTGCGGATGGGTCGTTCGATCTTATCTTTCACCCATGTTCAAACTGTTTTGCCGAAAACATTCTGCCCGTATGGCGCGAAGCATTTCGGGTGCTTCGAACAGGCGGGACGCTTCTAGCTGGCATCTGCAACCCGGTGCGATTTATCTTTGATGAAGCTGCCGAGAGTGAGCGTGGAGAACTGGTTGTCCGCCACAAGATTCCTTACTCAGACCTGACGCACCTCACGTCGGAAGAGCTGGAAAAAGTAGTGCAAACGCAACCACTAGCTTTTGGGCACACGCTAGAGGATCAGCTCGGCGGACAACTGAAAGCTGGATTCTTGCTGGCCGATCTGTTTGAAGATCGATTCGATGAAAGCGACTTGATCTCGCGTTATGTCGATACTTTTATGGCGACACGAGCGATAAAGCCGAACCACTAA
- the carB gene encoding carbamoyl-phosphate synthase large subunit, whose amino-acid sequence MPRRDDIKKILIIGSGPIVIGQACEFDYSGTQACKALREEGYEVVLVNSNPATIMTDPDTADSTYIEPLTVDILEKIIAKERPCALLPTLGGQTGLNLAMDLDKHGILEKYGVEMIGARADVIAKAEEREQFKQAMDKIGLEVCKGATVHTVAEARAVLEQVGLPAVVRPSFTMGGSGSSIAYNREEFDQLVRNGLDQSPVTEVLIEESIIGWKEYEMEVMRDRDDNVVIICSIENFDPMGVHTGDSITVAPAQTLTDKEYQRMRDASLAVIREIGVETGGSNIQFACDPTSDRMIVIEMNPRVSRSSALASKATGFPIAKIAAKLAVGYRLHELPNDITRETLACFEPSIDYVVTKIPRFAFEKFPEADSTLTTQMKSVGETMAIGRTFKESFQKALRGLEVGRFGFGCDGKDLWGTDEQPTDDEIRAKLSKPNADRPWYIRYALKSGMTVAQLNEITGIDPWFGDQLMQLVEYENELAEIGSISEISNEKLLQAKRWGFSDRQLATLLKSSEMEVRSERKKRGITAIYKSVDTCAAEFEAYTPYYYSTYEIENEVPAKNPDQRRIMILGGGPNRIGQGIEFDYCCCHASFALKELGIESVMVNSNPETVSTDYDTSDLLFFEPLTTEDVLNICDVVQPDGVIVQFGGQTPLNLARGLANAGVPIIGTSVDTIDAAEDREQFQQLLNRLNLKQPPNAIARNMSEARAEAAKVGYPALVRPSFVLGGRAMEICYDDKQFERFVAEAFLVAQGQPVLIDKFLEDATEVDVDCISDGENVIVSGVMEHIEEAGVHSGDSACVIPPYSLPGPIVQEIREATIAMAKYLKVVGLMNVQFAVKQEDGVTNVYVLEVNPRASRTVPFVAKATGMPVAKIAAKVMTGCTLPELGITGEPIPAHVSIKESVFPFRKFAGVDIVLGPEMRSTGEVMGISERFSLAFAKCQLAAGVVLPQPQDGKIFVSVSERHKDQIADISARLRDMGYELLATDGTARRLEEAGVPAQRIKKLAEGHPNLLDLMIDGAVSLVMNTPNGKGARTDEGRIRAAAVQHGIPCITTIQAAEAATKAMEALRKEEMEVESLQDRFKQVNIHQTT is encoded by the coding sequence GTGCCGCGACGCGACGATATCAAAAAGATCTTGATCATTGGTTCCGGTCCTATTGTGATCGGCCAGGCCTGTGAGTTCGACTATTCCGGCACTCAGGCCTGCAAAGCGTTACGTGAAGAAGGTTACGAGGTGGTGTTGGTGAACTCCAACCCGGCCACCATCATGACCGACCCGGACACGGCCGATTCGACTTATATCGAGCCGCTGACCGTCGACATTCTGGAAAAGATCATCGCCAAAGAACGCCCATGTGCTTTGCTCCCCACGCTGGGTGGACAAACGGGGCTGAACCTGGCCATGGATCTCGACAAGCACGGGATCCTGGAAAAGTACGGCGTGGAAATGATCGGTGCTCGGGCCGACGTTATCGCCAAGGCCGAAGAACGCGAACAATTCAAGCAGGCCATGGATAAGATTGGCCTGGAAGTCTGCAAAGGGGCGACGGTCCACACGGTAGCCGAAGCCCGGGCAGTGCTCGAACAAGTTGGCTTGCCGGCGGTCGTTCGCCCCAGCTTCACCATGGGGGGTTCCGGCTCCAGCATCGCCTACAACCGAGAAGAATTCGACCAGTTGGTTCGTAACGGTCTCGATCAATCGCCGGTCACGGAAGTGCTGATCGAGGAATCTATCATCGGCTGGAAAGAATATGAGATGGAAGTGATGCGTGATCGCGACGACAACGTCGTGATCATCTGCTCCATCGAAAACTTCGACCCGATGGGCGTGCATACCGGCGACAGCATCACCGTTGCCCCAGCCCAAACGCTGACCGACAAAGAATACCAGCGCATGCGTGACGCCTCGCTGGCTGTGATTCGCGAGATCGGTGTCGAAACGGGTGGCTCGAACATTCAGTTTGCCTGCGATCCGACCTCGGACCGCATGATCGTCATCGAGATGAACCCACGCGTGAGCCGCAGCTCGGCGTTGGCCTCGAAGGCGACCGGCTTCCCCATCGCGAAAATCGCCGCCAAGCTGGCCGTCGGCTATCGCCTGCACGAACTGCCCAACGACATCACGCGCGAGACGCTGGCCTGTTTCGAGCCATCGATCGACTATGTCGTGACCAAAATTCCTCGTTTCGCCTTCGAGAAGTTCCCGGAAGCCGACAGCACGCTGACTACCCAGATGAAAAGCGTCGGCGAAACGATGGCCATCGGCCGTACGTTCAAGGAATCGTTCCAGAAGGCCCTGCGTGGCCTGGAAGTGGGCCGCTTCGGCTTCGGCTGCGACGGCAAAGACTTATGGGGCACCGACGAGCAGCCCACCGATGACGAAATCCGCGCGAAGCTCTCGAAGCCCAACGCCGATCGTCCCTGGTACATCCGCTACGCGCTGAAGTCAGGCATGACAGTCGCCCAGTTGAACGAAATCACCGGCATCGACCCATGGTTTGGCGATCAACTGATGCAGCTTGTCGAGTACGAAAACGAACTCGCCGAGATTGGCTCGATCAGTGAAATCTCGAATGAGAAACTGCTGCAAGCCAAACGCTGGGGCTTCTCCGATCGCCAACTGGCGACCCTGCTCAAGAGCAGCGAGATGGAAGTCCGTAGCGAACGCAAGAAGCGTGGCATCACGGCGATCTACAAGTCGGTCGATACGTGTGCTGCTGAATTCGAGGCGTACACGCCGTACTACTACTCGACCTACGAAATCGAAAACGAAGTCCCCGCCAAGAATCCGGATCAGCGACGGATCATGATTTTGGGTGGCGGCCCCAACCGAATCGGGCAAGGGATCGAGTTCGACTACTGCTGCTGCCACGCTTCGTTCGCGCTCAAGGAGCTGGGCATCGAATCGGTGATGGTCAACAGCAACCCCGAGACGGTCAGTACCGACTACGACACATCTGACCTGCTGTTCTTCGAACCTCTGACAACCGAAGACGTGCTGAACATCTGCGACGTCGTTCAACCGGACGGCGTAATCGTCCAGTTCGGCGGCCAGACGCCACTGAACCTGGCCCGCGGCCTGGCCAACGCAGGCGTACCGATCATCGGGACGAGCGTCGACACGATCGATGCTGCTGAAGACCGCGAACAGTTCCAGCAGTTGCTCAACCGCTTGAACCTGAAGCAGCCACCCAATGCGATCGCCCGCAACATGAGCGAAGCCCGAGCCGAAGCAGCCAAGGTTGGCTATCCGGCCCTGGTTCGTCCGAGCTTCGTGCTAGGCGGCCGTGCGATGGAAATCTGCTACGACGACAAACAGTTCGAGAGGTTCGTGGCCGAAGCGTTCCTGGTCGCCCAGGGGCAACCGGTGCTGATCGACAAGTTCCTGGAAGATGCTACCGAAGTCGATGTCGACTGCATCAGCGACGGCGAGAACGTGATCGTCTCTGGCGTGATGGAACACATCGAAGAAGCTGGCGTGCACAGTGGTGACTCGGCCTGTGTGATTCCTCCTTACAGCCTGCCAGGCCCGATCGTTCAGGAAATCCGCGAAGCGACCATCGCCATGGCGAAGTACCTGAAGGTGGTCGGTTTGATGAACGTGCAGTTCGCCGTGAAGCAGGAAGATGGTGTCACCAACGTTTACGTGCTGGAAGTGAATCCACGTGCCAGCCGCACGGTACCATTTGTGGCCAAGGCCACCGGCATGCCAGTGGCCAAGATTGCCGCTAAGGTGATGACCGGCTGCACGCTGCCAGAACTGGGGATCACCGGCGAACCGATTCCGGCTCACGTTTCGATCAAGGAATCGGTCTTCCCGTTCCGCAAGTTCGCAGGCGTCGACATCGTGCTCGGCCCGGAAATGCGATCAACCGGCGAAGTAATGGGGATCAGCGAACGGTTCAGCCTGGCCTTCGCCAAGTGCCAATTGGCTGCCGGCGTGGTTCTTCCACAACCGCAAGACGGCAAGATCTTCGTAAGCGTCTCGGAACGCCACAAAGATCAGATCGCGGACATCTCCGCCCGTCTGCGTGACATGGGTTACGAGCTTCTGGCCACCGACGGCACGGCCCGCCGACTGGAAGAAGCAGGCGTGCCTGCCCAGCGAATCAAGAAGCTGGCCGAAGGTCACCCCAACCTGCTGGACCTGATGATCGACGGAGCCGTTTCACTGGTCATGAATACGCCCAACGGCAAGGGTGCCCGAACCGACGAAGGCCGCATCCGCGCCGCCGCCGTCCAACATGGCATCCCATGCATCACCACCATCCAAGCCGCCGAAGCCGCAACCAAAGCCATGGAAGCCCTACGGAAGGAAGAGATGGAAGTCGAATCCTTACAGGACCGCTTCAAGCAGGTGAATATTCACCAAACGACGTAA
- the argH gene encoding argininosuccinate lyase, translating to MSRNSPSQSGVFHSAVDARVEKFTESISFDHRLYAQDIRGSIAHAEMLADVGVLTSDEAAQITTALALIKGEIDNGDFQFDEKLEDVHMNIESALVERLGDVGRKLHTGRSRNDQVSTDARLWIRDSIDETDRLLKQLQIAFVGRCDADIDVIMPAYTHMQRAQPVLAPHYWLAYTEKFQRDRERLADCRRRVNVCSLGTAALAGTTIPIDRENVAKRLGFEAVAANSIDVSSDRDFLVEYAFVLTMIAEHLSVWADEWVLWSSVEFKFIQVPQQFCTGSSIMPQKINPDVCELIRGKTARVIGNLQSLLVLIKGLPLAYNRDLQEDKERLFDSVDTVHRSLDLTASIVEGATLNIESINLRLEDGFLDATTLMEYLIGKGTPQRTAHHQIGSLVGKAMEKRCRLAELPLEDFTAVNDSLDKSVYDILGVERAVSAFRSYGSTSPEMVKKQVVRWKEQLELS from the coding sequence TTGTCCCGGAACAGCCCCTCTCAAAGTGGAGTGTTTCACTCCGCGGTCGACGCTCGGGTCGAAAAATTCACCGAAAGCATTAGCTTCGACCACCGATTGTACGCCCAGGACATTCGTGGTTCGATCGCCCATGCCGAGATGCTGGCCGATGTGGGTGTGCTGACTAGTGATGAGGCAGCCCAAATCACCACGGCGCTTGCACTTATCAAGGGGGAGATCGACAACGGCGACTTCCAGTTTGACGAGAAACTGGAAGACGTTCATATGAACATCGAAAGCGCACTGGTCGAGCGTCTGGGGGATGTGGGCCGGAAATTACATACCGGGCGAAGCCGAAATGATCAGGTTTCGACCGACGCGCGGCTTTGGATCCGCGATTCCATCGACGAAACCGATCGACTGCTGAAGCAGTTGCAAATCGCGTTCGTTGGACGCTGCGATGCCGACATCGACGTCATTATGCCGGCCTACACCCATATGCAGCGGGCACAGCCGGTGCTGGCCCCACACTATTGGTTGGCTTACACCGAGAAGTTCCAGCGTGATCGAGAGCGTCTGGCCGATTGTCGCCGCCGCGTGAACGTATGCAGCCTGGGGACAGCTGCTTTGGCAGGGACCACCATACCCATCGATCGCGAAAATGTAGCGAAGCGGTTGGGATTCGAGGCCGTAGCCGCCAACAGCATCGACGTTTCCAGCGATCGAGACTTCCTGGTCGAGTACGCGTTCGTCCTGACCATGATCGCCGAACACCTCAGTGTTTGGGCCGACGAATGGGTGCTTTGGTCGAGCGTGGAATTCAAATTCATCCAGGTTCCCCAGCAATTCTGCACCGGCAGTTCGATCATGCCGCAGAAGATTAATCCGGATGTTTGCGAACTGATACGCGGCAAAACGGCTCGTGTGATAGGGAACCTGCAATCGCTGCTGGTCCTCATTAAAGGGCTGCCGCTGGCCTACAACCGAGACTTGCAAGAGGACAAAGAGCGGCTGTTCGATTCGGTCGACACCGTTCACCGGTCGCTGGATTTGACCGCTTCGATTGTCGAGGGCGCGACCCTGAATATCGAGTCGATCAACTTGCGGCTGGAAGATGGCTTCCTAGATGCGACCACGCTGATGGAATATCTGATCGGCAAGGGAACTCCCCAGCGGACGGCCCATCATCAAATTGGCAGCCTGGTTGGTAAGGCCATGGAAAAGAGGTGTCGTCTGGCCGAATTGCCGCTCGAGGATTTTACGGCGGTTAACGATTCGTTGGATAAATCCGTTTATGACATCCTGGGAGTGGAGCGAGCGGTCTCTGCATTCCGAAGTTATGGCTCAACCTCGCCCGAGATGGTGAAAAAGCAAGTGGTTCGCTGGAAGGAGCAATTAGAATTGAGCTGA
- a CDS encoding HEAT repeat domain-containing protein yields MQRFLKIAFTIALLVSLVIANDALAQQPEQPAPVAPVDTAAIQALKESNPTTAEQLINAAIVSADLGRGDLGKAYLAKLIENDPAVDEVLAAQQKLGSGRIFRLQSIDALQPEGARAATLLLTKLDAYYKDPARLSQLVDQLIDKDEVARNQAAKQLKNAGAEAANPLFVALADPSREAVRPAAKRMLVQMDQAIHGPLLAALDSSDPLLVAELVDVAKQLDLDRAAQFLVGPYVLTDDDQLRSAIGEYLDATVKSRPTADDVKAYLAKRVKMYLGEGPMFPVNEDGLVELWTWDAAKKQVVMTPVPPADAEVVTAGQLLRDLYALDETNAEVQVQAALAAMQRMGVLGESDVELKKLVDKHGVELLQSALTKGLEDRKFAQGAVVACEQIGATKNADLLIAVEGKLSPLALALQSPVYRVRRAAAKGILTIDPKAPYAGSAELLDTLDFMASAQGKRNILLGELHQQNAQRMAGLLSELQLEPLVTPGGREFFKQAHSSPDVEAIFISKPLALPAMMETVQILRKDRRTAEVPIGIIAPIGEVVHYQLRTKDDPLTIVMIRPNDVEGFIFQLKQLYLAQGRLLVPADEREADAEFAFAQISRMLDTPDDYDFYDFLKVEEIAVRRLADQNVAADVASLLGKLGTPIAQTALIDYASDPFYPINLRQACADALKSAIERRGILLTKDQIVAQYDRYNASEELDPETQAVLGKILDILEAPTQDVRFDQPAKIGP; encoded by the coding sequence ATGCAACGATTCCTTAAGATTGCTTTTACGATCGCTCTCCTTGTTAGCCTGGTCATCGCGAATGATGCCCTGGCTCAGCAACCGGAACAGCCCGCGCCGGTCGCACCTGTGGATACGGCCGCGATTCAAGCACTCAAAGAATCGAATCCAACTACGGCCGAGCAGCTAATTAATGCGGCAATTGTTTCCGCCGATCTTGGTCGCGGCGATTTGGGTAAAGCTTATTTGGCGAAGCTGATCGAAAACGATCCTGCCGTCGACGAAGTCCTGGCCGCTCAGCAGAAGCTGGGTTCCGGTCGTATCTTCCGCTTGCAATCGATCGACGCTCTGCAGCCGGAAGGGGCCAGAGCAGCTACCCTGCTGCTGACGAAACTCGATGCGTATTACAAGGATCCAGCACGACTTAGCCAGCTTGTCGATCAATTGATTGATAAGGACGAAGTCGCTCGCAATCAAGCCGCCAAACAACTGAAGAACGCTGGTGCGGAAGCCGCTAATCCCCTGTTTGTCGCACTTGCCGACCCAAGCCGAGAGGCCGTCCGGCCTGCCGCCAAGCGAATGCTTGTGCAAATGGATCAGGCCATCCATGGTCCACTTCTGGCTGCCCTGGATAGTTCCGATCCATTGCTTGTGGCGGAATTGGTCGACGTTGCCAAGCAACTCGATTTAGACCGGGCCGCACAGTTCCTGGTAGGCCCCTATGTCCTGACCGATGACGATCAACTTCGCTCGGCCATTGGCGAATATCTGGACGCAACCGTCAAATCGCGACCAACCGCAGACGACGTCAAAGCTTACCTGGCCAAGCGGGTAAAGATGTATCTGGGGGAAGGTCCAATGTTCCCGGTCAATGAAGACGGCCTGGTCGAGCTGTGGACATGGGATGCGGCGAAGAAACAAGTCGTCATGACGCCTGTTCCGCCAGCGGATGCTGAAGTGGTCACCGCTGGGCAGTTGCTTCGGGATCTCTATGCTTTGGACGAAACCAATGCTGAAGTCCAGGTCCAGGCCGCATTAGCCGCCATGCAACGCATGGGTGTCTTGGGCGAGTCGGATGTTGAACTGAAGAAACTGGTCGACAAGCATGGAGTCGAACTTCTGCAATCGGCCCTGACCAAGGGCCTGGAAGATCGCAAATTCGCTCAGGGTGCGGTGGTTGCCTGCGAGCAAATCGGCGCGACCAAGAACGCGGATCTCTTGATTGCCGTCGAAGGAAAGCTCAGCCCATTGGCTTTGGCGCTTCAGTCGCCGGTCTATCGGGTCCGTCGGGCAGCGGCAAAGGGCATTTTGACTATCGACCCGAAGGCTCCCTACGCAGGCTCGGCCGAATTGCTGGATACGCTGGACTTCATGGCTTCGGCTCAAGGTAAGCGGAATATCTTGCTGGGCGAACTCCATCAACAGAACGCCCAACGCATGGCAGGCCTTTTGTCAGAGCTTCAGCTCGAGCCGCTAGTTACGCCAGGTGGCCGCGAGTTTTTCAAGCAAGCCCATTCCTCTCCGGACGTCGAAGCGATCTTCATCAGCAAACCGCTGGCATTGCCGGCCATGATGGAGACAGTTCAGATACTTCGAAAGGATCGCCGTACGGCTGAGGTACCGATCGGAATTATCGCGCCGATTGGTGAAGTGGTTCATTATCAACTGCGAACCAAGGACGATCCTCTCACGATTGTGATGATTCGCCCGAACGATGTCGAAGGGTTTATCTTTCAACTAAAGCAGTTGTACCTTGCCCAGGGGCGTCTATTGGTCCCGGCGGACGAGCGTGAAGCCGATGCGGAATTCGCGTTTGCCCAGATCAGCCGTATGCTCGATACCCCAGACGACTATGACTTCTACGACTTCCTGAAAGTGGAAGAGATTGCGGTTCGCCGATTGGCAGACCAAAACGTTGCCGCCGACGTGGCGAGCTTGCTTGGCAAGCTTGGTACGCCGATCGCTCAGACGGCTTTGATCGACTATGCGAGCGATCCTTTCTACCCAATTAACCTGCGTCAGGCATGTGCTGATGCATTGAAGTCCGCGATTGAACGCCGCGGTATACTCCTCACCAAAGATCAGATTGTGGCTCAGTACGACCGCTATAACGCCTCGGAGGAATTGGACCCCGAGACTCAGGCCGTGCTTGGCAAGATTCTGGACATCCTCGAGGCGCCGACCCAAGACGTTCGTTTCGACCAACCGGCCAAGATCGGCCCGTAG
- a CDS encoding sigma-54-dependent transcriptional regulator yields the protein MADVYRLTRKVAQTNASVLLLGETGTGKEMIASSVHRLSQRASGPFVKVNCGALSESLLESELFGHVRGAFTGAIGNRTGRFEAAHGGSIFLDEINSTTLHLQVKLLRVLQEREFERVGDTATIRVDTRVIAASNRHLLEEVGEGKFREDLYWRLNVVPIRIPPLRERREDIPELVAHFLNVYSEVNDRHVVHIQREAMEALQDHNWPGNVRELQNYVERAVVLAEGDELAIDLLPPEIRSGDNRSAMSLGRGVADFDTLAFEVVQQGLQDADPEAEDLHSRVVNRVEKELIVQVMSSCANVQTKAATRLGINRNTLHKKLKEYEIES from the coding sequence ATGGCGGATGTCTACCGCCTGACGCGCAAAGTTGCCCAAACGAACGCGTCTGTACTTCTGTTAGGTGAAACAGGTACCGGTAAGGAAATGATTGCCTCATCGGTGCACCGCCTCAGCCAGCGTGCTTCCGGCCCCTTCGTGAAGGTCAACTGTGGTGCGTTGAGTGAAAGTCTGCTCGAAAGCGAACTGTTTGGTCACGTCCGTGGAGCGTTCACCGGGGCCATTGGTAACCGCACCGGGCGATTTGAAGCAGCTCACGGCGGGAGTATTTTTCTCGATGAAATCAACTCCACGACGCTGCACTTGCAGGTGAAACTTTTGCGCGTGCTGCAAGAACGCGAATTCGAACGCGTGGGTGACACGGCTACCATTCGCGTTGACACTCGCGTCATTGCCGCGAGTAACCGCCATTTGTTGGAAGAAGTCGGCGAAGGCAAGTTCCGCGAAGACTTGTACTGGCGACTCAATGTCGTGCCGATCCGTATTCCCCCGCTCCGAGAACGTCGCGAGGATATCCCCGAACTGGTCGCTCACTTCTTGAACGTCTACAGCGAAGTCAATGATCGGCATGTGGTTCACATCCAACGCGAAGCGATGGAAGCATTGCAGGACCACAACTGGCCAGGAAACGTTCGTGAACTGCAGAACTACGTCGAGCGAGCCGTGGTTTTAGCGGAAGGGGACGAACTGGCGATCGATCTGCTGCCGCCCGAAATTCGCAGTGGCGACAATCGCTCGGCCATGAGCCTCGGCCGTGGCGTAGCCGACTTCGATACGCTGGCCTTCGAAGTTGTGCAGCAAGGCCTGCAAGATGCCGATCCCGAAGCAGAGGATCTGCACTCGCGCGTGGTCAATCGCGTCGAGAAAGAACTGATCGTCCAGGTCATGTCTTCGTGTGCCAACGTACAAACTAAAGCGGCCACGCGATTGGGCATCAATCGCAATACGCTGCATAAGAAACTGAAAGAGTACGAGATCGAGTCGTGA